The sequence below is a genomic window from Leisingera sp. M658.
ATGTACGCAATTCGGTATTACCGGCGCTTGTTGACCAGCTGTCGTACTCTAGCGCTGAGGCTGCGTAGGTAAAATCGATCTCGCCTGCATCAAAAGCCACCCGGGCGGCGTTGTCATCAGCAATGGCTATGATCGCGACCTCTTCAAAATCTGCCGCCTTGCCTGTCCAGGCCGGATCCTTTTCCAACATGAAGGCCTGGCCGGGTTCATGAGACTTGAACCTGTAGGGGCCAGCGGTTGCAACCGGGGTTGCCTCGAAATACCCGTCCGAAGCCTCCGCCGCAGCCTTGGAAATAATCGCGCCCGAAGTGTAGGATAGCGTCGCCGACCAGAACGCCGGGGACGGTGCGCTCAGGTGAATGACCCCGGTGTACTTGCCGGTTACTTCGACATCCTCCAGCAGCGTGAACTCGGTCGCGACACCGGATTCCAAGCCTTGATCCAAGTGCCGTTCAAAAGAGTATTCTACATCTTCCGCGGTCAGCTCCCCATAGCCGCCGGACCACATGATGCCGGGTTTCAGCTCAAAGGCGATGTGCTGCGGATCGGACAGATCTACGGATTTCGCGGCATCCAGTTCGGCCTTCCAACTATCCCCCGGCACATGTTTCGCCAGCCGCGGATAGAGGTTGTCGATCAGAAGCTGTTCCGAGCTGGAACCCCAGTAGGCCGGATCCAGGTAGCCCGGATCGGCAGCGACCGCGATGCGAAGGGTGTCAGCAGCACCTGCGCCTGCTGCGGCGGTCCAGATGGCGGCTGCCACGCTTGTGCCTATCGAAACCTGCCGGGCCGGCTTTGTCGGAATTCTGGTCATCTTCCTCTCCATCTGTTGGCATCTTTTCCAACAGTCTAGAGGGCGCGCGACCTGCAAAGCACGCACCGTTAGGCCCCCAAAATTAGGCTGGACGCAGCTATAGTGCATAAAGTAGCGTAAACACATGCCCGAAACTAATCTCTCCGCCAATCTCAGGATGCTGTGCAGCTACGGGCGTTCTGTCTCGGAGGTCTGCCGCCGAATCGGCATCAATCGGCAGCAATTCAACAAATACCTCACCGGTCAGACTGCCCCGTCGCTCGCCACGCTGCGCCGGGTCTGCGACTTTTTCGGGGTGGATGAGGCCGAGATCCTGCAGGAAAAGAAGGCCTTTGCCAAACTGGTCCGGCTGCGGCCGCCGGTTCTGGCCCGGTCGGATGATCCGCTTTCGGAGCAGATGGAAAAGGTGATCCGCCGCGACCGCCGCAATGCCGGCCTGCTGGAGCGCCACGCAGGTTACTATAATATTTATATGAGCCCCGACCCGTCCAAAAACTATCTCTTGAAGAGCATTGGACGGATTTTTGGCAGCGGGCACGACTGGTTCTCCAAGGAGCTGGAGCGCTATGAGGATGACGAATTCGCCATCCCCTCGACACTCAAACACTCTGGCCTGGTGTTCGAAGCGCACAACCGGATCTTCATAACCAGCCGCGAGCAGGGGCAAGGAAACGGCATGTGGACCACTGCCCTGATTGCCTCGGATTATGAAGATCCCTCGTTTCTTCCCGGTCTTCTCCAAGGGATCGAACCGGAAGGCGGGCACATGCTCTATGGCACCCGTGTGGTATGGGAGTACTTGGGAAAATCACCGGATTTGCGGGCAATCTTGCAACGCTGCGGGGCCTATAAAAGCGATCATTCCGAGGTACCCGAGTTTGTGCGCAACTCCATCTTTTCAACGGAAGGCACTGACACGGCCACTTTGACGGCTGCTTTTTAGACGCAGCGAAACGCGCCCCCCGGCAACCGCCGGAGCGGATACAAAAGAACAAGATTTCTATCAAATGATGGCCGCCACGCAAGCCTTTCATGCGAATTTTCCCGGCCAATCGTTCAACATCCAGCGCCTGCTTTAATGATCTGTTTCTGCCCTTCTTGCAGCTGTGGCAAATTTCCGATTTCCTGAAGGTTTTCCGATGCGGGCCAGGGTGCAACTTTGCTGTTGGACACGTCGGCGGCCCGCGTTGACAAACCTCGGAAGGAGGAAGCCGCGGGCCCCGGGCGCTGTCTATGGGGAAAGCGTGCTGCGGGTGATTGCGAGGGTGGGGTCTGGCCAGCGACCGGGCAGGACGTGTCGATCGCTGGAGGTCGCTCGGACGACTGGGGGCGTGGGTTTCGGATGCCGGCGGAACAGTTGATTGCATTTTCCTGAGCAAAGCGCGGCGACGAGCAGGCCAGGAGCGGTCCAGCCTGCGGGCGGCAGCTGGTGAGTTTCGCGCGTTTGAGACGGGCGTTGCGTCATGCGGCCTGCTCCCGGGGAGGTGCTCGAGATGGCGGCTTCTGACCGCTATTGAGGACGGCATGTACACCGCCTCGATGAAGGACAAGATGTCTGAGCTGGAGGGTGAGAAGGCCCGCCTGGCGGCGGTCATCGCGGACAACCCGGAACCCCCTGCCCTGCGGCTGCATCCGCGCCTGTCGGCGCGGTACCGGGAGCTGATCGAGGATCTTGCTGGCGCTCTGAATGCACCGGAAGTGAGGCGGGAGGCGACGGCGTCGCTGCGGGCGCTGATTTCGGAGGTGCGGATGGTTCCCGACAGTGCTGCGCCGGGCGGCCATCAGCTTGAACTTGTTGGGGAATTGGCGGGGATCATGCCTTTGGGTCGGCCTGAATCGAAAAAGCCCCCGCTGTTTGCGGAGGCTTGGTCGTAAACGTTGGTTGCGGGAGCAGGATTTGAACCTGCGACCTTCAGGTTATGAGCCTGACGAGCTACCTGGCTGCTCCATCCCGCGTCAGGTTTTTTTGAGACCGTATTGAGAGATATTTGGATTTTACTAGGTTTGGCGGTGACCTACTCTCCCAGGGCTTGAGCCCAAGTACCATCGGCGCGACAGTGCTTAACTTCCGGGTTCGGGAAGGGACCGGGTGTTTCACTTGTGCTGTAGCCACCAAACCGAGAAAAATCCAAATACCGAAGGCATTTGGATTTTTCTCGTGTGGCGGTCGGCAGCGTATTTACGAAGTAAATGCGCGAGAGACCGCACCTGAGTTATGTCACGGGGACATTACCAAATGCGTTCGGCTGCAATCAACGTTGTCCAAGCGTTTGTATTATGGGATGTGTTTGCTTGTTTGGTTTTTCCGTAACACTGTCTGTTACTGGATCAAATCAAGCCTATCGGGCGATTAGTACCGGTCAACTGAATGCATTGCTGCACTTACATCTCCGGCCTATCGGCGTGGTGGTCTTCCACGGCCCTCAGGGATACCTTGTTTTGAGGGGGGCTTCCCGCTTAGATGCCTTCAGCGGTTATCCTGTCCGAACATAGCTACCCTGCACTGCTGCTGGCGCAACAACAGGTCCACCAGTGGTTCGTTCACCCCGGTCCTCTCGTACTAGGGGCAACTCCTCTCAAGTATCCTACACCCACGGCAGATAGGGACCGAACTGTCTCACGACGTTCTAAACCCAGCTCACGTACCTCTTTAAACGGCGAACAGCCGTACCCTTGGGACCTGCTCCAGCCCCAGGATGAGATGAGCCGACATCGAGGTGCCAAACACTGCCGTCGATATGGACTCTTGGGCAGTATCAGCCTGTTATCCCCGGCGTACCTTTTATCCGTTGAGCGATGGCCCTTCCACTCGGGACCACCGGATCACTATGGCCGACTTTCGTCTCTGCTCGACTTGTCAGTCTCGCAGTCAGGCTGGCTTCTGCCATTGCACTCAACGAGCGATTTCCGACCGCTCTGAGCCAACCTTCGCGCGCCTCCGTTACTCTTTAGGAGGCGACCGCCCCAGTCAAACTACCCGCCACGCAGGGTCCCGGATCCGGATAACGGACCGCGGTTAGATATCAAGAGTGCGAAGGGTGGTATCTCAAGGGAGGCTCCACCGCGACTTGCGTCACGGTTTCGATGCCTACCACCTATCCTGCACATCACAATCCTGATACCAGTGCGAAGCTGTAGTAAAGGTGCACGGGGTCTTTCCGTCTAACCGCGGGAAGCCTGCATCTTGACAGGCAATTCAATTTCGCTGAGTCGATGTTGGAGACAGCGGGGAAGTCGTTACGCCATTCGTGCAGGTCGGAACTTACCCGACAAGGAATTTCGCTACCTTAGGACCGTTATAGTTACGGCCGCCGTTTACCTGGGCTTCAATTCGGAGCTCTCACCCCTCCTTTTAACCTTCAGGCACCGGGCAGGCGTCAGACCCTATACGTCGTCTTGCGACTTCGCAGAGCCCTGTGTTTTTAATAAACAGTCGCCACCCCCTGGTTTGTGCCCCCGGATTCCACTTGCGTAGGACCCGGGCCTCCTTCTCGCGAACTTACGGAGGTATTTTGCCGAGTTCCTTCAACATCGTTCTCTCAAGCGCCTTGGTATTCTCTACCTGTCCACCTGTGTCGGTTTAGGGTACGGTCTGATGGAGGGCTATTTCCAGGGACTGATCAGCAGCCCATTCAATCCGATAAGGATGAACTACCTTCACAATCCGTCACATCCTCCTGGCCCACGAATATTAACGTGGTTCCCATCGCCTACGCCTTTCGGCCTCGGCTTAGGGGCCGGCTTACCCTGCTCAGATTAGCTTTAAGCAGGAACCCTTGGACTTTCGGCGAGAGTGTCTCTCACACTCTTTGTCGCTACTCATGTCATCATTCTCACTAGTGATCTCTCCACGGGATCCCTCACAGGCCCGCTTCATCGAAAGCTCCTTGCGTCCAATTCTTCCCGCAGGAAGATAAGGACGCATGGAACTATGTCACACTACGCTCTGCTACCATGCACTATGTGCATCCTCGGCTTCGGCTCATGGCTTGAGCCCCGTTACATCTTCGCCGCAAGACATCTTGATTAGACCAGTGAGCTGTTACGCTATCTTTAAAGGATGGCTGCTTCTAAGCCAACCTCCTGGTTGTTTTGGACGTCTCACCTGCTTTCCCACTTAGCCATGAATTGGGGGCCTTAGCCGGAGGTCAGGGTTGTTTCCCTCTCCACGACGGACGTTAGCATCCGCCGTGTGTCTGCCATCTAGTACTCCCGGGTATTCGGAGTTTGGTTAGGATCAGTAAGCCTGTGGGGCCCCATTACCCATCCAGTGCTCTACCCCCCGGGGTATTCGGATGACGCTCTACCTAAATAGATTTCGCAGAGAACCAGCTATCTCCGAGTTTGATTGGCCTTTCACCCCTAGGCACAGCTCATCCCGATCCTTTTCAACGGATGTGGGTTCGGTCCTCCAGTGCGTGTTACCGCACCTTCAACCTGGCCATGCCTAGATCACTCGGTTTCGGGTCTGATCCCACAAACTCATTCGCCCTATTAAGACTCGCTTTCGCTGCGCCTACACCTAACGGTTTAAGCTTGCTTGTGAGACCAAGTCGATGACCCATTATACAAAAGGTACGCTGTCAGCCCTCAAGGGGCCTCCAACTGATTGTAGGCGTTCGGTTTCAGGTACTGTTTCACTCCCCTCGCCGGGGTGCTTTTCACCTTTCCCTCACGGTACTGGTTCGCTATCGGTCAGTAAGGAGTACTTAGCCTTCGGAGGTGGTCCTCCGATCTTCAGACAGAATTTCACGTGTTCCGCCCTACTTAATACGTCCCTCAGAGCTTAGAATACGGGGCTGTCACCCGCTATGGCCATGCTTCCCAACATGTTCTTCTCACTCATCAGGCTCGGCTGGTCCGCGTTCGCTCGCCGCTACTAACGGAGTCTCTATTGATGTCCTTTCCTCCGGGTACTTAGATGTTTCAGTTCCCCGGGTTTGCTCTTATAAACCTATGTATTCAGTCTATAAGTACCTGGTTAAGCCCATTATAAGCAGCCATCCGGAATGAACCGGCGGCTATTATAACAAACTTTCAGGTGGGTTCCCCCATTCAGAGATCTTGGGATCAAAGCCTATTCCCGGCTCCCCCAAGCTTATCGCAGGGTATCACGTCTTTCATCGCCTCTTACTGCCAAGGCATCCACCAAACGCCCTTCTCGCGCTTGATTTGATCCAGAAAAAGAGAGTGTTCTAAAACACGCTCAGCTGCGGAAGCTGGTAAGAAACCGCAGCATGTTTTCCTGAACCAAAAAGCAAACTATCCCGCTCCCGGCCACAATTGCGACCAGGAACTTATTGCATGATCATGCGATCATGCGGGTTCAAATCCTTGCGGATATTGAACCGGGTTAGTGTACTTGACTTGGACAACACTGTCTTTTCAATCAGGCAGACTTCAGAACGTCTGAGGAAACATGACGTATTCTGAAGCTCGCATCCCGTCCCGAAGGGCGGTCAGCACCTGACTGAGGTCAATCCCACACTCGGGCGACCAACAGTCTTGTTGATTGTATCTCTCTTTACGATGTCAATTTCCGTCCGATTGGACGGTTAAACACTGCACAGTGCTTAACGGTCAAATCGTATTGCCACTTCCAGGGAAGTGGTGGGTCGAGGAGGACTTGAACCTCCGACCTCACGCTTATCAGGCGTGCGCTCTAACCACCTGAGCTACCGACCCGGTTTTCGTTTTGCTTCAGCAAAACAAAATCAGTGGGCGGCAGGGTATTGCGAAGCAATGCCCGGGAGCAGCACCCGGCAGTTATGTCACCAAGATCCTGCAAGACCCGGCTGCCGCCGAATGTGGTTCAAGGTGCCAATGCTTGGTGGAGCCTAGGAGGATCGAACTCCTGACCTCCTGAATGCAAATCAGGCGCTCTCCCAGCTGAGCTAAGGCCCCTTGCTGAACCCTGGCAGCGCCAGGATCCGATATGACTGAAGAGATATGAGGACGGTCCGGTCCAAGAAACATCTTGCGACATTTCCGATGCGGGCAGCTTTGTTTGCTGCCCATGCTAAGTGTTCCACGAGATCAGCACGCTGATCTGGCCAGGAACATCCTTAGAAAGGAGGTGATCCAGCCGCAGGTTCCCCTACGGCTACCTTGTTACGACTTCACCCCAGTCGCTGAGCTCACCGTGGTCCGCTGCCCCCTCCGAAGAGGTTGGCGCACGGCCTTCGGGTAAACCCAACTCCCATGGTGTGACGGGCGGTGTGTACAAGGCCCGGGAACGTATTCACCGCGTCATGCTGTTACGCGATTACTAGCGATTCCGACTTCATGGGGTCGAGTTGCAGACCCCAATCCGAACTGAGACAGTTTTTTGGGATTAACCCATTGTCACTGCCATTGTAGCACGTGTGTAGCCCAACCCGTAAGGGCCATGAGGACTTGACGTCATCCACACCTTCCTCCCGCTTATCACGGGCAGTTTCCCTAGAGTGCCCAGCCGAACTGCTGGCAACTAAGGATGTGGGTTGCGCTCGTTGCCGGACTTAACCGAACATCTCACGACACGAGCTGACGACAGCCATGCAGCACCTGTCACCTGGTCTCTTACGAGAAAGCTGAATCTCTCCAGCGGTCCAGGGATGTCAAGGGTTGGTAAGGTTCTGCGCGTTGCTTCGAATTAAACCACATGCTCCACCGCTTGTGCGGGCCCCCGTCAATTCCTTTGAGTTTTAATCTTGCGACCGTACTCCCCAGGCGGAATGCTTAATCCGTTAGGTGTGTCACCGAATAGCATGCTACCCGACGACTGGCATTCATCGTTTACGGTGTGGACTACCAGGGTATCTAATCCTGTTTGCTCCCCACACTTTCGCACCTCAGCGTCAGTATCGAGCCAGTGAGCCGCCTTCGCCACTGGTGTTCCTCCGAATATCTACGAATTTCACCTCTACACTCGGAATTCCACTCACCTCTCTCGAACTCAAGACCAGGAGTTTAAGAGGCAGTTCCAGGGTTGAGCCCTGGGATTTCACCCCTTACTTTCTGGTCCGCCTACGCGCGCTTTACGCCCAGTAATTCCGAACAACGCTAACCCCCTCCGTATTACCGCGGCTGCTGGCACGGAGTTAGCCGGGGTTTCTTTACCAGATACTGTCATTATCATCTCTGGCGAAAGAGCTTTACGACCCTAAGGCCTTCATCACTCACGCGGCATGGCTGGATCAGGCTTGCGCCCATTGTCCAAGATTCCCCACTGCTGCCTCCCGTAGGAGTCTGGGCCGTGTCTCAGTCCCAGTGTTGCTGATCATCCTCTAAAACCAGCTATAGATCGTAGACTTGGTAGGCCGTTACCCCACCAACTATCTAATCTAACGCGGGCCGATCCTTCTCCGATAAATCTTTCCCCCGAAGGGCGTATAAGGTATTACTCACCGTTTCCAGTGGCTATTCCTTAGAGAAGGGCACGTTCCCACGCGTTACTAACCCGTCCGCCGCTCCCTCCGAAGAGAGCGCTCGACTTGCATGTGTTAGGCCTGCCGCCAGCGTTCGTTCTGAGCCAGGATCAAACTCTCAAGTTGAAAAGCTGTTGCCAGCTTATCCTTGACGTTCGAACCTCTGCACATCACTGGTTGCTTTAACAAAACACTCAAACACGGGGGTTTGACGCGCCTTGCGATCCGACCCGGCTAGGAACCGGAACTGCAACCAATTATTCTCTGTCTGTTGTGCTTGGTTTCAAAAGAAACCGAAGCCGAACAAGACAGTGAAGCTGACACTCAATCATCGGAAGCGAACTTCCTAAGAGCGTTGATATACAGACGTTGATCCATCGAAACGAACCAAACCGCCCACATATCTCTTCAGTTATCCATCAATGTCAAAGAGCAACACTCAGAGGCCAAAAACAAGACCGATGCGCCAGTATTCCCCAGCGCGCCCGCCTGTCAGATCTATCAAAGTGCCCCAGTCTCTCCTGAGCGTCCAGCCGTCTCTCCGGCCCGTCTCCCTGTCTCTCCAGGCGTCCCGGCGTCTCTCCGCCGCGTTTCCCGTCCCGTCCTGCGTTCCCGCCGTCCCGTCCGGTGTGTCTCAGCAGCATCTCGTCGCTGCCGGTGAAGGGGGTTCTAAGGTTAGACCAACAAACCCGCAAGCCCTTTTTTGACGTTTGCATGACATTTTGCAAAACGATCGTAAAATTCTTTCTTTTCCAGCAACTTACGCGACAAAAAAATATGTCGAGCTTGCTGTTTTCCGGCAATCGGCCGGGCGTAGGCGCGACAAGCGCGATGGCTTGAGGATCACCTTCCGCTAGATGTTGGGGTTTCGAACCAAGGGCACACAAGAGGGGCAGAGTTCCGCGAGTCGCATCCGGCAGTTTCCCCTCGAGTCAGGCATCCGATTCCATGGTTTTTTCCCGAAAATCCCTAAAACCGCCCTAGCGCCAGGCGATCCTCCCGGCTGAGGCACCAGATTACACCTCGCCAGCAGTGATTAGCCCCTGCGCCCGGTGAATTGACGGATCATGATCCCGCCTTCCGTCAGGCTGGTGCGGACCGATTGGGCCAGCTGCACCGCTTCCGCCGTATCCCCATGCAGGCAGATGGTATCGATTGAGGCGGGAATGCGCTTGCCGCTTTCGGTGATGATGGCGCCCTCTTCCACCATTTGCAGAATGCGCGGGCCAGCCAGGGCCGGGTCATGAATGACAGCGCCCGGCAAAGACCGGTCGACCAGCGTGCCGTCATCATTATAGGCACGGTCGGCAAAGATCTCACCGCACCAGTTGCAGCCAAGGCCGCGCACCGCCTCTTCCATGGCCGTGGCCGCCAGTACCATGATGATGATGTCCGGATCCACTTCCAGCGCCGACTCGTAGCAGGCCCGCGCCATTGCGTGATCGGTGCAGGCCATATTGGACAGCGCCCCGTGCAGTTTCAGGTGGCGCACTTGGGTTCCGGCCGCCCGTGCCATGCCCTGCGCCGCGCCCAGCTGGTAGCGGATCATATTGGCCAGTGTGCCATGCGGCACATGCATCTTGCGCCGCCCGAAGCCCTGCAAGTCCAGGAACCCGGGATGGGCGCCGATCCCGACGCCGTTGTCATGCGCCAGCGCCATGGTCCGGGCCATCACATCCGGATCGCCCGCATGAAAGCCGCAGGCAATATTGGCCGAGGAGACGATGTCCAGCAGCGCCGCGTCATCCCCCATGGTCCAGGGGCCGAAGCTTTCACCCATGTCGGCGTTCAGGTCGACGGTCTTGGTCATGCGGTCTCTCCTGTTGCAAAAGGGTCCGCCTCCGCAGAGACCGCCCCGCTGATCAATTGATAGGATAACAGGTCCCGGAGCGCAGCCGGATCGCGTACCAGCGGGCGGCAAGCTGCGGGCAGCCCCTTTAAAACCGTCTCAAACCTGGCCTGAATTTCCAGAGCCTGTTCCAGGCCGGTCCAGCAGAAGCGGAGCGCAGCGCCATCCTGCGCCTGCGCCACCTTGGGGAGATCGCATGGCAGAACGGTGCCGATCCGCGGGTAACCGCCAGTTGTCTGGCATTCGCGCAGAAGCACGAAGGGCTTGCCATCGCCGGTCATCTGCACATCCCCCGGCAGGATCACTTCGGACAGGATATTGAGCTGGCCGTCAGCGGCAAAGCCTTCCCCGTCCGAGACCATTTCCACCCCCATCCGGTTGGCACGGCTGCCGCGCCGGAAAACCGTGGCCGCAAACCGGGCACGGACCGGCTCTGGAAACAGGCCGCTTTGGAAACTTTCGACAATACGCAATTCACCGCCCTGAAAACGGTCCTCGGCGGCCAGTACCAGACCTGTTTCATTATTCCGGTCTGAACCGGCAGGCAGCAGGTCTCCGGCTTCGGCCGCCCGCCCCAGCCCCGCCATCAGATGCACAGCGCGGGAGCCAAGCAGCGGCTCCGTGGCAATGCCGCCGCCTAGATGCAGGTATCCATAGACGCCGCGGCGGGCGGCACCGATTGACAGGCGCTGGCCCGCCTCCATCCGGTGCGACGCATTCCAGGCCAGCGGTTCACCCTCCAGCACTGCCGTCATCGGCGCGCCGGTCAGGGCAATGCGCAGGGGGCCGGTTGCTTCGAACTCGCCGCCCATGCCCCCCATTTCCAAGGCTGCCAATCCGGAATCCTGCCGCAGCAGCGCAGCCCCCTCGGCCAATGCCAGCGGGTCCGCAGCGCCGCCTTGGGACACCCCCTGCCCCAGCAAACCGGGCCGCCCCATATCCTGGACCGAAGCTGCCGGTCCGATCCGCAGTATCTTGAGACCGCTCATGCTGCGATCTCCGCGACGATGGCGCCGCCAAGCAGCGGGTCATCCTTGCAGTGTTTCAGGAAGTCCGGTTTGGAGACCGGCTCAAACTGCATCTCATCACCCGGGCGCAGAACAAAAGGCTGCGCTGCCCCCGGCTGGAACAGGGTCAGCCCGGTTTGGCCGACATGACGCCAGCCGGTCGGCGCCGGATTGGAGAACAAGACGAACTGGCTGATCGCCTGCACCAGTGCGCCGCTCGGCACCATCGGTGTCAGCTCCGTCTGCCGCGGCAGGTTCCATTCCGGCCCCAAAGACCCAAGGTAGGGCTGGCCGGGGGCAAAGCCGATGGTCAGCACCCGCACCCGGGCGGCACCCAGGCTTTCGATGGCCTGTGTCTCGCTCAGACCCGCGGCATCGGCTGCTTCTCCCAGCTGGGGTGCCAGATCGGTGCCATATACTGTGGGCACCCGCCAGAACCGGCGCCCGGGCGGCAGCGGCGCCTGCAGCCAGTTTTGGGTCGTCAGAAGGGTCTGCAAAGCCGCCTCCAGCGCCTCATGCCGCAGATCAGCAGGGTCGAAACGGACAAAGACCGAAGCCAAAGAGGCCATGGTCTCTACAACCCCTTTCAGCGGCAGCGCTTCCACCGCACTGCCAAAAGCCAGCGCGGCGCGGTTCGAGGCTTCGCTAAGGCTGCTGTCAAAGCTCACCAGCATACCGTTCTGCCCGGCCCGCCGGACCAGCGGATAGGCTGGCGCCACCTGGCTGTTCATGTTTTCACCCCGTCATTTTTGCGCGCAAGCGTTGCGGTGCAGACGGAGAGTGTCAACATGTCAATTCATAGACAACCTTGCCGCAGCCACAGGCAAGAACGGCAAGTCGGCTTCAGAAATCATCCCACCCTTGCGCCGCAGGCAGCGTCTCTGCATCAAAACCGCCGGCGTCGTTTGCCGCCGGGGATGCTGCCGGGGATGTTGCCGCCGGGCGCTGAAAAGCCACCACATCCGCAACCGGGGCGGGGGCCGGGTTGCCTGCGGACCTGAACTTGGACACTTCGCGGGTCAGCTGGCTGGCGTCTGCGGACAGCAACTGGCTGGCGGCCGAGGTTTCCTCAACCATCGCCGCATTCTGCTGGGTCACCTGATCCAGCTGTGAAACACCAAGGTTGATCTCGCTCAGCGACGTTGCCTGTTCCTTGGCGCCAGTGGCAATCCCGCTGATGTGGGTGGAAATATGACCCACACTGTCAATGATCTGCTTAAGCTCAATTCCGGTTCTGCCAACCAGGTCCACACCGCTGGCCACCTGCTGTTTGCTTTGACCGATAAGCTGCTTGATCTCGCCGGCCGCCCCAGCGGACCGCTGCGCCAGCGCCCGCACTTCTGAGGCAACAACCGCAAAGCCACGGCCTGCCTCCCCCGCCCGGGCGGCCTCAACCCCGGCATTCAGCGCCAGCAAGTTGGTCTGAAAGGCAATATCGTCGATCATCCCGATGATTTTGGCGATTTCCTCAGAGGAGCTCTCAATCTGCGACATCGCCGCCACAGCGTCCGAGACAACCTGACCGCTGCGTTCCGCGGCAGTCTGGGCCTCGCTGACGATGCCCTCCACCTTCTCTGCGCCCTCCGCCGAGGAATGCACCGTGCCGGTCAGCTCCTCAATGGCCGCTGCGGTTTCCTCCAGCGTTGCAGCCTGGCTCTCGGTACGCTGAGACAGGTCGCTGGCGGATTTGGATATCTCATCCGCTGTGCGTCCGACAGCTTCGGATACTTGCGTCACCGCGCCCATCGCTGTGCCAAGCTGCTCCGCCGAGCGGTTGAACGCCTCGCCCAGCGCGGCAATATCCGCCTGATCGGACAGTTTGACCCGGAAGCCCAGATCCCCCTGGCTCATCGCGTCCAGCCCCTTGGCGATTTCCTGCAGCCCAAGACGGCGCACCGTTACATCAGTGGCCACTTTGACCACCCTTTCCACTGTGCCATCCGCGTTTTCAACCGGAGCATAGGTCGCCTGGATCCAAATAGTGGCGCCGTCCTTGGTCACCCGCGGGAACTGATCGGTGAACACACGGCCAGCGGCCAGGTCTTTCCAGAATGATTTATACTCCGCACCCGCGGCAATTTCAGGCGCCACAAACATCGAATGATGCCGGCCCGCGATTTCTTCCAGCCGGTATCCCAATGCAGCAAGAAAATTGCCGTTTGCGGTCAGAATTGTGCCGTCCGGTTTAAATTGAATTGTCGCCTGGGTGCGATCGACCATACCGGCAATAATCCTGGCACCGCTGTCCTGCTCTGCGGGCCTGGACGCTTTGAATTTGAAAAACAATGAATTTCTCCGCGCGTTCCTGATTCTCGATGGCTCGCGCCGAAAGTACAGTGAAACCAACAGAAAATTCTTAACGTCCCTGGATACATGCGCTTAGGTGTTCAGCCCCGGCATCTGGCGGATCGGATCCTTTATGAACCTGTTTGGATCTGAATGGCATTGTTGCAGAACTCGCTCTTGAGGCCTGGCTCCCCCTTTCCCCTCCGAACTTAGGCGACGCGGATAATCTCAGCGGTGCCGAGTGCGTTGAAGCGGTTGATGAGTGCGATGCGGATATGGATCTCGGCGGTTTGGCGGACGGGGTCTCTTGCGGCAATGCGCTCGCCGAATGCCTTTAAGCAGCGCATCTTTGCCTCGATCCGGCTTCGGACGTGGTATCCTGTCCAGCGCTTCCAGAATGGCTGCCCGGCAGTTGATTGCA
It includes:
- a CDS encoding methyl-accepting chemotaxis protein, which codes for MFFKFKASRPAEQDSGARIIAGMVDRTQATIQFKPDGTILTANGNFLAALGYRLEEIAGRHHSMFVAPEIAAGAEYKSFWKDLAAGRVFTDQFPRVTKDGATIWIQATYAPVENADGTVERVVKVATDVTVRRLGLQEIAKGLDAMSQGDLGFRVKLSDQADIAALGEAFNRSAEQLGTAMGAVTQVSEAVGRTADEISKSASDLSQRTESQAATLEETAAAIEELTGTVHSSAEGAEKVEGIVSEAQTAAERSGQVVSDAVAAMSQIESSSEEIAKIIGMIDDIAFQTNLLALNAGVEAARAGEAGRGFAVVASEVRALAQRSAGAAGEIKQLIGQSKQQVASGVDLVGRTGIELKQIIDSVGHISTHISGIATGAKEQATSLSEINLGVSQLDQVTQQNAAMVEETSAASQLLSADASQLTREVSKFRSAGNPAPAPVADVVAFQRPAATSPAASPAANDAGGFDAETLPAAQGWDDF